In Spirochaeta thermophila DSM 6578, the following proteins share a genomic window:
- a CDS encoding UvrB/UvrC motif-containing protein: MDISAVLLEWPYDPDHNVRLIEGVDGRPLLQVRLPLGIEQYEVEGRPDGLRPGGYPTALDMVKARKEDWIREQGSDAGFALVKEEFDALHQEAVLFYYRYLHLFQIGEFERVVEDTAHNMEIFSLVESFYPHEEARELLQYWPYLLRMHAVARAMVFLKEEDHEAARTVLGEALSQLQGMEDLDSPIFFFEKLRSISYLTTVSAEIEEMEAGPAARLRAQLQSALEKENYEKAAEIRDMLRRLSQDSS; this comes from the coding sequence ATGGACATCTCTGCCGTGCTCCTCGAGTGGCCGTATGATCCTGATCACAATGTGCGTCTCATAGAGGGTGTCGATGGGAGACCCCTGCTCCAGGTGCGGCTGCCCCTCGGGATCGAGCAGTACGAGGTAGAGGGCCGTCCCGACGGTCTCAGGCCCGGGGGGTATCCTACGGCCCTCGATATGGTGAAGGCCAGGAAGGAGGATTGGATCCGGGAACAGGGGAGCGATGCGGGCTTTGCCCTCGTGAAGGAGGAGTTCGATGCCCTCCATCAGGAGGCGGTGCTCTTCTACTATCGTTATCTCCACCTCTTCCAGATAGGAGAGTTCGAACGGGTGGTGGAGGATACTGCCCACAACATGGAGATCTTCTCCCTGGTGGAGTCCTTCTATCCCCATGAGGAGGCGAGGGAACTCCTCCAGTACTGGCCCTATCTTCTCAGGATGCATGCCGTGGCCCGGGCGATGGTGTTTCTCAAGGAGGAGGATCATGAGGCGGCCCGCACGGTGCTCGGCGAAGCCCTCTCCCAGCTCCAGGGGATGGAGGATCTGGATTCTCCGATCTTCTTCTTCGAGAAGTTGCGCTCGATTTCCTATCTCACCACGGTGTCGGCGGAGATAGAGGAGATGGAGGCGGGTCCGGCAGCCCGACTCAGGGCGCAGCTCCAGAGTGCACTCGAGAAGGAGAATTACGAGAAGGCCGCCGAGATCCGGGACATGCTCCGTCGCCTTTCCCAGGATTCCTCCTGA
- the pyrH gene encoding UMP kinase, with amino-acid sequence MDKTIVMSLGGSIVAPDGVDAEFLSIFRHHITSFLEKHDGVRLILVVGGGGPARRYQQAFRTITGSDDHALLDWIGIAATRLNAELLRALFHPLCADPVVTDPTAEIPFTGRILVASGWKPGFSTDFDAVLLAERFGARRLLNLSNIAMVYSDDPRTNPDATPLPRLSWKEFRAMVGDEWTPGKNVPFDPVAARKAHEGGLSVIIAAGKDIENLSAILEGRPFRGTVIES; translated from the coding sequence ATGGACAAGACCATCGTCATGTCGCTCGGGGGCTCCATCGTGGCCCCTGACGGAGTGGATGCGGAGTTTCTCTCGATTTTCCGGCACCACATCACCTCCTTCCTCGAGAAACACGATGGGGTCCGACTCATCCTGGTGGTGGGAGGAGGAGGACCTGCACGACGCTATCAACAAGCCTTTCGGACGATCACCGGCTCGGACGACCACGCCCTCCTCGACTGGATAGGGATCGCCGCCACCAGGCTCAACGCAGAACTCCTTCGAGCCCTGTTCCATCCTCTCTGCGCCGATCCCGTGGTCACGGACCCCACCGCCGAAATCCCGTTCACCGGTCGAATCCTGGTGGCTTCCGGATGGAAACCGGGCTTCTCCACCGATTTCGACGCGGTACTCCTCGCGGAGCGTTTCGGGGCCCGGAGGCTCCTCAATCTTTCCAACATCGCCATGGTCTACTCGGACGATCCCCGCACCAACCCCGACGCCACCCCCCTTCCCCGTCTCTCATGGAAGGAGTTCAGGGCCATGGTGGGTGACGAGTGGACGCCGGGGAAGAACGTGCCCTTCGATCCGGTGGCCGCACGCAAGGCCCACGAAGGGGGGCTTTCGGTGATCATCGCCGCAGGGAAGGACATCGAGAACCTCTCGGCCATCCTCGAAGGACGTCCTTTCAGGGGAACCGTGATCGAATCTTGA
- a CDS encoding radical SAM protein: MCVYEGCELCPRRCRVDRRVKRGFCGEGVKMRLAACVYHRGEEPPLVAGTGAGTFFFTGCTLGCPFCQNHQISSGGVGWEVSEDEFASLCLEFQGGGASCINLVTATHFIPSVVEGLSRARDQGLRLPVVWNSSGYEREESLELLFPHVSVFLPDLKTLDRGIALDVFGRPDYPEVAERAVRAMIRRKPLVWDGDRLLQGVIVRHLVLPGALEATERVLAWWKEHAEGRAILSLMVQYDPAGKATDTGASFPLPLTRRLTVREYEEVLRLLEEYEVDEGFLQEYPEGPSLVPDFTRESPFDPDLAVPLEGWLKIRSRFP; the protein is encoded by the coding sequence GTGTGTGTCTACGAAGGATGTGAGCTCTGTCCCCGGCGCTGCAGGGTGGACAGGCGGGTGAAGAGGGGGTTTTGTGGTGAAGGGGTGAAGATGCGCCTTGCGGCGTGCGTCTATCACAGGGGTGAGGAGCCTCCGCTCGTGGCAGGGACGGGGGCCGGTACCTTCTTTTTCACCGGTTGCACCCTCGGGTGCCCGTTTTGTCAGAACCATCAGATATCCTCAGGTGGTGTAGGGTGGGAGGTTTCCGAGGACGAGTTCGCCTCGCTCTGTCTGGAGTTCCAGGGGGGAGGGGCCTCCTGTATCAATCTGGTGACCGCCACCCACTTCATCCCTTCCGTGGTGGAGGGACTCTCGCGTGCGCGGGATCAGGGACTCCGACTCCCGGTAGTCTGGAACTCCTCCGGGTATGAGCGGGAGGAGTCCCTCGAACTCCTCTTCCCCCACGTGTCCGTGTTCCTGCCCGACCTCAAGACGCTCGATCGAGGGATTGCGTTGGATGTCTTCGGAAGGCCTGACTATCCCGAGGTGGCGGAGCGGGCGGTACGGGCGATGATTCGCCGGAAACCCCTCGTGTGGGATGGTGACCGACTCCTCCAGGGGGTGATCGTGCGGCATCTCGTGCTCCCCGGGGCCCTCGAGGCCACGGAGCGAGTGCTCGCATGGTGGAAGGAGCACGCGGAAGGCCGGGCCATCCTCTCCCTCATGGTGCAGTACGATCCTGCGGGCAAGGCGACGGATACCGGTGCATCCTTCCCCCTCCCCCTCACGAGACGTCTCACCGTGCGGGAATACGAGGAGGTGCTCAGGCTGCTCGAGGAGTATGAGGTGGACGAGGGGTTCCTGCAGGAGTATCCTGAAGGTCCTTCCCTCGTCCCGGATTTCACCAGGGAGTCCCCGTTCGACCCCGATCTCGCCGTGCCGCTCGAGGGGTGGCTCAAGATTCGATCACGGTTCCCCTGA
- a CDS encoding Mut7-C RNAse domain-containing protein — MGPAHTLTIRCYAELNDFLPAHLRHEDIPYTASEGESVKHILEVLGIPHVEVDLVLLGGEPVDFSAVPRSGQRLAVFPVFETFDISDISPLSGRPLRIPRFVLDVHLGKLARLLRICGFDSIYERDAEDLDIVRRAQEERRIILTRDRALLMRKEVTHGYCVRSDIPRTQLEEVIRRFHLERSVRPFSRCPLCNTPLPPAHPAEAPVTCPSCGKTYWKGSHYRNLFILLQRLDLVSRPDGGPGADSGDEPSHS; from the coding sequence ATGGGGCCCGCCCACACTCTCACGATCCGATGCTATGCCGAACTGAACGACTTCCTTCCGGCTCACCTGCGGCATGAGGACATCCCCTATACGGCCTCCGAGGGGGAATCGGTGAAGCACATCCTGGAGGTGCTCGGCATCCCGCACGTGGAGGTGGACCTCGTCCTCCTCGGCGGAGAACCGGTGGACTTCTCCGCCGTCCCCCGCTCCGGCCAACGGCTGGCGGTCTTTCCCGTGTTCGAGACGTTCGACATCTCGGACATCTCCCCCCTCTCAGGACGTCCCCTCCGCATCCCGCGGTTCGTGCTCGACGTGCACTTGGGGAAGCTCGCCCGCCTCCTCAGGATCTGCGGATTCGACAGCATATACGAACGGGATGCCGAAGACCTCGACATCGTACGCCGGGCCCAGGAGGAGCGGAGGATCATCCTCACTCGCGACAGGGCCCTCCTCATGAGGAAGGAGGTGACGCACGGCTATTGTGTTCGGTCGGATATCCCACGCACCCAGCTGGAAGAGGTGATACGCCGCTTCCACCTTGAACGCAGCGTCAGACCTTTCTCCCGCTGTCCCCTCTGCAACACCCCGCTTCCCCCCGCCCACCCCGCCGAGGCCCCCGTCACCTGTCCCTCCTGCGGGAAGACCTATTGGAAAGGGTCACACTACAGGAACCTCTTCATCCTCCTCCAGCGCCTGGACCTCGTTTCCCGCCCGGATGGAGGTCCCGGAGCAGATAGTGGAGACGAGCCTTCGCATTCCTGA
- a CDS encoding tetratricopeptide repeat protein produces MALEGTIDERTVAELNLRAVELTERKEFVEAARILENLIQQRPNAGDLHYNLAIAYEGMGDYGAAERALRNALTVSKEEKPEYLLELAYCLFEMKRLDEAEVLCRRAVEKEPASARAWNVLGVLSFVQERYEEARACFEKAVELDPGYEDAWFNLADTYEELGEEEKEREARDRFRTLRGSRRGPS; encoded by the coding sequence ATGGCACTTGAGGGTACGATAGACGAGCGGACAGTGGCCGAGCTCAACCTTCGGGCCGTCGAGCTCACGGAACGGAAGGAATTCGTGGAGGCGGCTCGGATACTGGAGAACCTCATCCAGCAACGGCCCAACGCCGGTGATCTTCACTACAACCTCGCCATAGCGTATGAGGGTATGGGGGACTACGGAGCAGCGGAGCGGGCGCTGCGCAACGCCCTCACGGTCTCCAAGGAGGAGAAACCGGAGTACCTCTTGGAACTCGCCTACTGCCTCTTCGAGATGAAACGACTCGACGAGGCCGAGGTCCTGTGCAGGAGGGCCGTGGAGAAGGAGCCGGCCTCCGCACGGGCCTGGAACGTGCTGGGCGTCTTGTCCTTCGTGCAGGAGCGGTACGAGGAGGCGAGGGCCTGTTTCGAGAAGGCGGTGGAGCTCGATCCAGGGTACGAGGACGCCTGGTTCAATCTCGCGGACACCTATGAGGAACTGGGGGAGGAGGAGAAGGAGCGGGAGGCGAGGGATCGCTTCAGGACCCTGAGGGGGAGCAGGAGGGGGCCCTCATGA
- a CDS encoding amino acid permease → MSLKKGLSTLEVFSIATGAMISSGLFVLPSIIYREAGVGLSLSYLLAGFLLLPAVFSQLELSTAMPKAGGNYLAVERILGTAAGVVAGITNWLAISLKAGFALIGIGTFMTLLFPHLTEQEIKLIAMGACIFFTLLNIVSVESSGKAQVIMVGGLLAILAAYILLGYRAMDFSNFVKAPAGDIHRILGAAGTVVISYGGITKVASIAEEVKDPGKNLVRGIMLSFWVTIAFYALAVLVTQGLLSHEELTSTYTPISTAAGKLVGPVGVWLTGLATLLAFITTANAGIMTASRNPLSMARDGLLPSFFGRVSGKTGTPIPSILTTSAVILAVVAGLSIENFAKVASLFMLFTYILTNLSVIVMRYAGLVNYRPTFKSPFFPVLHITSIVVYAILIVDMGVLTIAIAGGIILLSLLWYLVYARTQSRRRSAFLHMVARLTNKEIAGDDLEEELLSILLERHDIVEDEFDRLIREAWILDMDRPATQDEVFEILAQAIAERIDIPVETAREKLLTREQEASTIIFPGIAVPHAIPHIVVEGEGTFAVFIVRNVHGITWNDQTVYTAFCLAGSKDKRDLHLRALMAIAQIVQTRIFTEEWLKARNPQELKTILLLAERKRT, encoded by the coding sequence ATGTCCCTGAAAAAAGGTCTTTCCACCCTCGAGGTCTTCAGCATCGCCACAGGAGCCATGATAAGCTCCGGGCTGTTCGTCCTCCCCTCCATCATCTACCGCGAGGCGGGAGTCGGACTCAGCCTCTCGTACCTCCTCGCAGGCTTCCTCCTCCTCCCTGCGGTGTTTTCCCAGCTCGAACTCTCCACCGCCATGCCGAAGGCCGGTGGCAACTATCTCGCGGTGGAGCGCATCCTGGGCACGGCCGCCGGGGTGGTGGCAGGGATCACCAATTGGCTCGCCATCAGCCTCAAGGCAGGGTTCGCCCTCATCGGGATAGGCACCTTCATGACCCTCCTCTTCCCCCACCTCACCGAACAGGAGATCAAGCTCATCGCCATGGGGGCCTGTATCTTCTTCACCCTCCTCAATATCGTGAGCGTGGAATCCTCGGGCAAGGCACAGGTGATCATGGTGGGAGGACTCCTCGCGATCCTCGCCGCCTACATCCTCCTTGGGTACAGGGCCATGGACTTCTCCAACTTCGTGAAGGCCCCGGCCGGTGACATCCACAGGATCCTGGGGGCGGCAGGCACGGTGGTGATCTCCTATGGCGGCATCACCAAAGTGGCAAGCATCGCCGAAGAGGTGAAGGACCCCGGAAAGAATCTGGTACGGGGGATCATGCTCTCCTTCTGGGTGACCATCGCCTTCTACGCGCTCGCCGTACTCGTGACCCAGGGACTCCTCTCGCACGAGGAACTCACCTCCACCTACACCCCCATTTCCACCGCTGCAGGCAAGCTGGTGGGCCCGGTGGGCGTATGGCTCACCGGCCTCGCGACCCTCCTCGCCTTCATCACCACGGCGAACGCGGGGATCATGACCGCATCCCGCAACCCCCTCTCCATGGCTCGAGACGGCCTTCTCCCCTCCTTCTTCGGTCGCGTCTCGGGGAAGACCGGCACCCCCATCCCCTCGATCCTCACCACCTCCGCCGTCATCCTCGCCGTGGTGGCGGGCCTCTCCATCGAAAACTTCGCGAAGGTGGCCTCGCTCTTCATGCTCTTCACCTACATCCTCACCAACCTCTCGGTCATCGTGATGCGATATGCAGGCCTGGTGAACTACCGCCCCACCTTCAAAAGTCCCTTCTTCCCCGTACTCCACATCACGAGCATCGTAGTATACGCCATCCTCATCGTCGACATGGGAGTCCTCACCATCGCCATCGCAGGAGGGATCATCCTCCTCTCCCTCCTCTGGTACCTGGTCTACGCACGCACCCAGTCGAGGCGACGCTCGGCCTTCCTCCACATGGTCGCCCGCCTCACCAACAAGGAGATCGCGGGCGACGACCTCGAGGAAGAGCTCCTCTCCATACTCCTGGAACGCCACGATATCGTGGAAGACGAATTCGACAGACTCATCCGCGAGGCGTGGATCCTCGATATGGACCGGCCGGCCACTCAGGACGAGGTCTTCGAGATCCTCGCCCAGGCCATCGCGGAACGGATCGATATCCCCGTGGAGACGGCCCGCGAGAAACTCCTCACCCGCGAGCAGGAGGCCTCCACGATCATATTCCCGGGTATCGCCGTACCGCACGCCATACCTCACATCGTGGTGGAGGGTGAAGGGACTTTCGCGGTCTTCATCGTGCGCAACGTACACGGTATCACCTGGAACGACCAGACCGTATACACCGCCTTCTGTCTCGCCGGAAGCAAGGACAAGAGGGACCTCCACCTGAGGGCCCTCATGGCCATCGCCCAGATCGTGCAGACCAGAATCTTCACCGAGGAATGGCTCAAGGCCCGCAATCCGCAGGAACTCAAGACCATCCTCCTCCTCGCCGAAAGGAAACGCACCTGA
- a CDS encoding YjjG family noncanonical pyrimidine nucleotidase, translating into MGNRYRMIFFDLDGTLLDYARAEAWALEQAVRHTGLGWTPEVLERYRRTNAELWRALEQGRTDAATLTRRRFQETIPSLSDREAERLNSIYLSHLEQAGFLLPHAEETLLFLSSRYRLGALSNGFSRIQRSRLRAAGIDTYLAYVLTSEDAGTAKPDPAFFARALRDNRLRPGEALMVGDSPTSDIAGALGAGMDSCWISPGDDCPPIPRPTYRIRNLEELRTILG; encoded by the coding sequence ATGGGGAACCGCTACCGCATGATCTTCTTCGATCTCGACGGCACCCTCCTCGACTACGCACGGGCCGAGGCATGGGCCCTCGAGCAGGCCGTGCGCCACACCGGTCTCGGATGGACCCCGGAGGTGCTGGAACGCTACCGTCGCACCAACGCCGAGCTCTGGAGGGCCCTCGAGCAAGGACGAACCGACGCTGCCACGCTCACCCGTCGACGTTTCCAGGAAACCATCCCCTCCCTCTCCGACCGCGAGGCGGAACGTCTCAACAGCATCTACCTCTCCCACCTGGAGCAGGCGGGATTCCTCCTCCCCCACGCGGAGGAGACCCTCCTCTTCCTCTCATCCCGGTACCGCCTCGGCGCCCTCTCCAACGGCTTCTCCCGCATCCAGAGATCCCGGCTCAGAGCCGCAGGCATCGACACGTATCTCGCCTACGTGCTCACCTCGGAGGACGCCGGAACCGCGAAACCCGATCCCGCCTTCTTTGCCCGGGCTCTCAGGGACAACCGCCTCCGGCCGGGGGAGGCCCTCATGGTGGGTGACTCCCCCACCTCCGACATCGCAGGCGCCCTCGGCGCAGGCATGGATTCCTGCTGGATCTCACCCGGAGACGATTGCCCCCCGATTCCCCGCCCCACCTATCGGATCAGGAACCTCGAGGAACTCCGTACCATCCTCGGCTGA
- the dcd gene encoding dCTP deaminase produces MILSGKEIEKRLGKDIFIEPFSKRQLNPNSYNLRLHNELLVYTTPLLDMRRPNPTERLVIPQEGLLLEPGRLYLGRTVEYTRTYNLVPMLEGRSSVGRLGLFIHVTAGFGDVGFEGYWTLEMFCIQPIKIYPGVEICQIYYHTIEGDYEPYRSRKYQKNAGIQPSLLYTEFEEMR; encoded by the coding sequence ATGATACTTTCAGGGAAAGAGATAGAAAAACGACTCGGAAAGGACATCTTCATAGAGCCGTTCTCGAAGAGACAACTCAACCCCAACAGCTACAACCTGAGGCTCCACAACGAACTGCTCGTGTACACCACGCCCCTGCTGGACATGAGGAGGCCGAACCCCACCGAGCGCCTCGTCATCCCCCAGGAAGGCCTTCTCCTCGAACCGGGACGGCTCTACCTCGGGCGGACCGTGGAGTACACCAGAACCTACAATCTGGTTCCCATGCTGGAAGGCCGCTCCTCCGTGGGAAGGTTGGGCCTCTTCATCCACGTCACCGCAGGGTTCGGAGACGTGGGGTTCGAAGGGTACTGGACCCTCGAGATGTTCTGCATCCAACCGATAAAAATCTACCCGGGTGTTGAAATCTGTCAGATCTACTACCATACTATAGAGGGAGACTATGAGCCGTACCGGAGCAGAAAATACCAGAAGAACGCCGGTATCCAGCCGAGCCTCCTGTACACCGAGTTCGAGGAGATGCGGTAG
- a CDS encoding putative bifunctional diguanylate cyclase/phosphodiesterase, with product MDPLTPLSILLLEGTMNDDRDDRPLLDRDDVPEDIKAELILFRKQNRILQSKLAYLIAQNKKLKDLLEKHKRAKEIAEYKLSIHPVTGLPNHYKMSQDLPFILRKSQDGHQVALFIVKLDRSYNMLSKTLKPTMTEWILYQTGMRIAHLVGKENHLYHTREDEFIVVTTTLTTEEEILALAREISQTVRRPHIFSGYHISIGSYIGIALYPDHGFNKHTLLHNADIAMEYAMEQNTPFEIFKEELRERVVERMDLQQFLIKSLEAQAILEIKKQFDLFFQPILTLEPAGEKRWRITRIDAEALIRWHHPTKGLLLPNKFIPVAEETGVIMLLGTWVLYTAADTLRDWEILESRKPLVSINISPVQFANTNLEESIAKVLESREIDTSHLMLELTENVVMQDPMESIKKMQRIREYGIKFALDDFGTGYSSLNYLKSFPISYLKLDKTFFKDTPENAYDRAIVRSVITLARELSLGVIAEGVETEAQCEFLLEEGCTTIQGFLFSRPRDSESFLHFVQNWLDKEVELPSTP from the coding sequence ATGGACCCTCTCACCCCACTCTCCATCCTCCTGTTGGAAGGCACCATGAATGACGACAGGGACGACCGCCCTCTGCTCGATCGCGACGACGTACCGGAGGACATCAAGGCCGAACTCATCCTCTTCCGCAAGCAGAACCGTATCCTCCAGAGCAAGCTCGCCTATCTCATCGCCCAGAACAAGAAACTCAAGGATCTCCTGGAAAAACACAAACGGGCCAAGGAGATCGCGGAGTACAAACTCTCCATCCACCCCGTCACCGGCCTCCCCAACCACTACAAGATGAGCCAGGACCTCCCCTTCATCCTCCGGAAATCCCAGGACGGGCATCAGGTGGCCCTCTTCATCGTGAAACTCGACCGCTCGTACAACATGCTCTCGAAAACCCTCAAACCCACCATGACGGAGTGGATACTCTACCAGACGGGCATGAGGATCGCACACCTCGTGGGGAAGGAGAACCACCTCTACCATACCCGCGAGGACGAGTTCATCGTGGTGACCACCACCCTTACCACAGAGGAGGAGATCCTCGCCCTCGCGAGGGAGATCTCGCAGACCGTGAGGCGCCCTCACATCTTCTCCGGATACCACATATCGATAGGGAGCTACATCGGGATCGCCCTCTACCCGGATCACGGCTTCAACAAACACACCCTCCTCCACAACGCGGACATCGCCATGGAATACGCCATGGAGCAGAACACCCCCTTCGAGATCTTCAAGGAGGAGCTCCGCGAACGGGTGGTGGAACGCATGGACCTCCAGCAGTTCCTCATCAAATCACTCGAGGCCCAGGCCATACTCGAGATAAAGAAACAGTTCGACCTCTTCTTCCAACCCATTCTCACCCTCGAGCCCGCAGGGGAGAAGCGGTGGAGGATCACCAGGATCGACGCAGAGGCCCTCATCCGCTGGCATCATCCGACCAAAGGACTGCTCCTCCCGAACAAGTTCATCCCCGTGGCCGAGGAAACCGGTGTCATCATGCTTCTGGGCACCTGGGTCCTCTACACCGCGGCGGACACCTTGCGGGACTGGGAGATCCTCGAATCCAGGAAGCCGCTCGTCTCCATCAACATCTCTCCGGTCCAGTTCGCCAACACCAACCTCGAGGAGTCCATCGCAAAGGTCTTGGAGAGCAGGGAGATAGACACCTCCCACCTCATGCTCGAGCTCACCGAGAACGTGGTGATGCAGGATCCCATGGAATCCATCAAGAAGATGCAGAGGATCCGGGAGTACGGGATCAAGTTCGCCCTCGACGACTTCGGAACGGGGTACTCCTCCCTCAACTACCTCAAGTCATTCCCCATATCGTATCTCAAACTCGACAAGACCTTCTTCAAGGACACCCCGGAGAACGCATACGACAGGGCCATCGTCCGCTCCGTCATCACGCTCGCGAGAGAGCTCTCCCTGGGAGTGATCGCGGAAGGGGTGGAGACGGAGGCACAGTGTGAGTTCCTCCTCGAAGAAGGCTGTACCACGATCCAGGGCTTCCTCTTCAGCAGACCCCGGGACAGCGAGAGTTTCCTCCACTTCGTGCAGAACTGGCTCGACAAGGAAGTGGAACTCCCCTCCACCCCCTAA
- a CDS encoding RluA family pseudouridine synthase, producing the protein MDIIYEDAHIIAVNKSGEELVQQNDVMKGTLQEFLLEHLRRRDGAGAPPRLHLVNRLDRPTSGIVLFARHRKAAGKFSDLFRRRGVYKLYWAVLDAPPPLPSDTVEHFIVESRRVNKSFAFPEKRERSEYARLSYQVIGSGDCYFFVVVRLHTGRHHQIRAQFSALGCHIKGDIKYGAKRTNRGGGIHLHARLLAFVHPFTGERVVITADPPADSLWEEFARQDAHFRRTYRYDFWDEGDWVRDLLHPPSAVSFSR; encoded by the coding sequence GTGGATATCATCTACGAGGATGCACACATCATCGCGGTGAACAAGAGCGGAGAGGAGCTCGTCCAGCAGAACGACGTGATGAAAGGGACGCTCCAGGAGTTCCTCCTCGAGCACCTGCGGAGGCGAGACGGAGCCGGGGCCCCTCCGAGGCTCCACCTCGTGAACCGCCTGGATCGTCCCACGAGCGGGATCGTGCTCTTCGCCAGGCACAGGAAGGCGGCGGGGAAGTTCTCCGACCTGTTCCGGAGACGAGGTGTGTACAAGCTCTATTGGGCGGTCCTCGATGCCCCTCCCCCTCTTCCGAGCGACACGGTGGAGCACTTCATCGTGGAGAGCCGGAGGGTCAACAAGTCCTTCGCCTTTCCGGAGAAGAGGGAGAGGAGCGAGTACGCACGCCTCTCCTACCAGGTGATCGGTTCAGGGGACTGCTACTTCTTCGTGGTGGTGCGTCTCCATACCGGACGGCATCACCAGATACGGGCCCAGTTCTCGGCCCTCGGGTGCCATATAAAGGGTGACATAAAGTACGGGGCGAAGCGGACCAACCGGGGAGGAGGCATCCATCTCCATGCGAGGCTCCTCGCCTTCGTCCACCCCTTCACGGGGGAGCGGGTGGTGATCACGGCGGATCCTCCCGCCGATTCCCTCTGGGAGGAGTTCGCCCGTCAGGATGCGCACTTCCGGCGCACGTACCGCTACGACTTCTGGGACGAGGGGGACTGGGTGCGCGATCTCCTTCACCCTCCCTCCGCGGTGTCTTTCTCACGTTAG